Within Massilia litorea, the genomic segment TAGTTCTGGCCACGGTATTCGTAGGTCACGTCGTAGCCGGTGGTGCGCTGTTCGAAGGCGTCGACGGTACGGCACTGGCGCACGGCCTGTTCCTGGACGCCGTTGTAATCCTGGCGGCCGTTGTTTTCGACGCGGTCGCCCACCATGGCGCCGGCGATCGCACCGGCGGCTGCCGCCGCGACCTTACCGTTGCCGCCGCCGACCTGGCTGCCGAGCAGGGCGCCGGCGATGCCGCCGACCACCGAGCCGCCGCTGCCGCGCTGCTGCTGGACCGGCACCTGCTGGTACTCGGTACGGCATTCCTGGCGTGGCTGGCGGATCTGTTCGACGCGCGGCTGTACGCGCACCACGCGGCCGAAGTCTTCGAATTGCGCAGCCTGGGCGAGCGGTAGCGCGCACAGTCCCAGGGCGGAAATCATCAGTTTGGTTTGCATATTCATATAGAACCTCGTCGTAGGTGCTTCAATTAGAGTCGAGCACCTAACAAAACCTCCATGTCTGCGTTGCAGCGTCTTGCCCTGAAGGTTTTGTCAGGCGCTCTAAATCACTTCCACCCATGTATGTTAAACGCGCCAGGGCCATCTAAACGATCTGTGTGGCAACAAAATGTAACAGGGATGCATCTACCAGTCCAAGAGCGACAGAATGGCAAAACACGTAAAAGAGCCCTGATTCGGCCCGAAAAGCGGCAGTTTCTTTCGAATTTGCGCCGCTTGAGCACATTCGGGTTGCTTCGGGTACTACAAAACGTTACCCTTACACACTCAGGGTTATTGGCGCGTGGAAACGATTTAGGAGAGCGGCGTTACCAACCGGGCGCGCATTGGTGAATGGCCCGGCGATTCGAACCACACACCAAGGTCGACTTGAGGGAAAAATGAGTATGTTGATGAGAGTGCCGTCCAATCTTGTGCAGTCCATTCGCGCCTACCGTGTGCCGGAACTGCAGGAGGAAGCGGCGCGACTGGGCCACCATTTCTTGTACGCGCATTGCGCGAACACGCTGACCAAGCAACAGGTGTGCGCCCGCATCGGCGAGAACTTCTATTTCCCCAAGCCCTGCAGCAAGAACTTCGATGCCCTGCGCAACTGCCTGACGAATACGGTAGCCGAGGCCGGTCCCCAGCCGGGCTTCCTGGTCGTACTCGAGCAATTGCCGAGTACCCAGAAATTCGACAAGGAGGCACGCGAGACCCTGCTCGACGTGTTCCGCGACGCCGCCGAATTCTGGGCCGAAAAGAAAGTCCCGTTCCGCGTTTTCTATTCCTTCGAAGTCGACCTGACGGCGCCGCGGTAGTCGCTGCCGGCATACCCAGGCTCTCGTCGGCATGGGGGCTTGCGGTACAATGCGCGCTATGAAAAACATCGTCATCCTCATCTCCGGCCGCGGCAGCAACATGGAAGCAGTCGTCCGCGCCGCGCAGTCGGAAGGGTGGCCGGCCAGGATCGCGGCAGTGATCAGCAACCGGCCCGATGCTGCGGGACTGGGCTTTGCGCAAGCCCGGGGCATCCCGACCGCTGTGGTTCCAAGCAAGGAATTTGCGAGCCGCGCCGAGTTCGACGCCGCCCTGCAGCAGGAAATCGACCGTTTTGCGCCCGACCTCGTGGTGCTGGCCGGTTTCATGCGGATTTTGACCAGCCCCTTCGTCGAACATTACGCCGGGCGCATGCTGAACATCCACCCGTCACTGCTGCCGGCATTCCCGGGACTGGCGACGCACCGCCAGGCGCTCGAGGCCGGAGTGGCGGAACATGGCGCGACGGTGCATTTCGTCACCGCCGAGCTGGACCACGGTCCGGTCATCGCCCAGGCGCGCGTTCCCGTGCTGCCGGGCGATACCGAAGACCTGCTCGCCGCGCGCGTGCTGGTCGAGGAACACAAGCTCTACCCGTATGCCGTGCGCCTGTTCGTCGAGGACAGGCTGCGTATCGAACATGGCGAAGTGCGCGTCCTGGACGCGTGTCTCGCCGACCCATCAGTCATTCAGTAGTTAATCAAGGATTTTCATGAGATTGCCACCAGCAATTCTCGGCAGTACCGAAGAGGTATTGCGCGAGATCTTGCGTTTTACGGCCCCGGCCGACGTCACCCTGTCGCGTTATTTCAAGGACCATCAGCGTCTCGGTTCGCGCGAGCGCGGCGTCGTCGCCGAAGCGGTGTATGCCGTCCTGCGCAACAAAACCTTCTTCACCGATTTCGGCGGCACCGGCGGCACGCCCTCGATGCGCCGCCTGGCCTTGATGGGCCTGGCGGAAACGGCCGGGATCGAGTCGCTCAGCGGCCTGCACGAGGATGAGACCGAGTTCCTCACCCGCATCAAGGAAATCGACCGCTCCCTGTTGCCGCCGCTGGCCCAGGCCAACATGCCGCAGTGGCTGTACGACAAGCTCGTCGCCCAGTATGGCGAGTCCGAGGCGAAGGAATTGGCGGCCGTGCTGAACACGCCGGCGCCGCTGGACCTGCGCGTCAATTCGATCAAGGCCAATCGGGACGAGGTCATCGCGAAATTGGCCGAAGCGCCGATCGTTGCCGAGCCGACGCCGTTCTCGCCGCTCGGCCTGCGCATCAAGAAAAAGCCGACGCTGCAGAACCTGCCGCTGTTCAAGGAAGGCGCCATCGAGGTGCAGGACGAGGGCAGCCAGGTGCTGGCCCAGATCCTGGCCGCGCGCCGCGGCGAGATGGTGGTCGACTTTTGCGCCGGCGCCGGCGGCAAGACGCTGGCCCTGGGCGCGACGATGCGCAACACCGGCCGCCTGTATGCCTTCGATGTCTCGGAAAAGCGTCTGTCGAAGCTGAAGCCACGCCTGGCGCGCAGCGGCCTGTCGAACGTGCACCCGGTCCTGATCGCGCACGAGCGGGATGCCAAGATCAAGCGCCTGGCCGGCAAGATCGACCGCGTGCTGGTCGACGCCCCGTGCTCGGGCCTCGGCACCCTGCGCCGCAACCCGGACGTCAAGTGGCGCCAGCCGCAAAGCGCCGTGGCGGAAATGCAGGAAAAGCAGGCCTCGATCCTGGACGGCGCCGCGCGCCTGCTCAAGGGCGGCGGCCGCCTGGTGTACGCCACCTGCTCGCTGCTGAACGAAGAGAACGATTTTATCGTTGAGCAATTCCTTGCCTCGCATCCGGACTTCGAATTGGTGCCGATGAGCAAGGTGCTGGCCGAGCAGAAGATCGATCTCGAGATGGACCAGTACCTGAAACTCCTGCCGCACAAGCATGGCACCGACGGCTTCTTTGCCGCCGTGCTCGAGCGTAAGCCGATGGCGCCGAAAAAGCCGAAAGCCGAGACCGCCGTTGCCGAAGATACGGCCGCTGAAGAGTAAACAAGGAGCCGCGCCCCGATGCCGTTAACCGACCTGCTACAGGACCTGCTGGAAGACATCAGCAACCCGCGCATCCTGTGGCAGGCGCTGGCCCTCGTGGGCGCAATCCTGCTCGGCCTGTTGCTCGCCCACTTCATCCGGCGCAGCTGGCTGCACGAATACGATACGCAGAACGCCTTCCGCCGCCTCGGCGTCGAAGGCTTCGGCCGGGTGGTGGCGCCGCTCCTGATCGCGGCCCTGATCTGGGGCGCGAAAATCGCCCTGCAGCGGCATCAAAGCGTGCACCTGCTGCGCGTGGCGCTGCCGCTGTTTACCTCGATGGCGCTGATCCGCATCGTGTTTTACCTGCTGCGCCGGGTGTTTGCGCGGCATGGTCCCCTAGGCAATGCACTCAAGACCTTTGAAAAAATCCTGGCGCTGCTGGTGTGGGTGGGCGTTGCGCTCTACCTGACCGGCATGTGGCCGGACATCATCCAATTCCTTGACAGCAAAGTCCTGCCGATCGGTGTCGGCAAACACAGGGCAACCCTGCTCGATATCCTGCAGGGCCTCGTCTCGATCGTCGTGCTGATGATGCTGGCCCTGTGGGCCGGCGCCGCGCTCGAAGAGCGGCTGATGGGCCTGGAAGGCTTGCACACCTCATCGCGCGTCGTGCTGGCGCGCATGGGCCGGGCGCTGCTGATCCTGGTCTCGGTACTGGTCAGCCTGAACCTGGTCGGCCTCGATCTGACCGTGCTGTCGGTCTTCGGCGGCGCCCTCGGCGTCGGTCTCGGTCTCGGCATGCAGAGGATTGCCAGTAACTATGTGTCGGGTTTTATTATCCTGCTCGAACGCAGCCTGTCGATCGGCGACCCGATCACGGTCGACAAGTATGCCGGCCGTGTGGCGCGCATCAATACGCGCACGACGGTCCTGCAAGCGCTCGACGGCACGCAAACCCTGCTGCCGAACGAAATGCTGATCACCGGCGTCGTGCTCAACCAGGCCGGCACCAACAAGGCCGTGCGCCTGACGACCCGCGTCATCGTCGCCTACGACAGCGACCTGAACGAGGTCATGGACCTGCTGGTGCGCCAGGCCGACCATGTCGAACGCGTGATCGAGGACCCGGCGCCGGCGGTGCAGCTGAATGCCTTCGGGCCTACGGGCTACGAACTGGAACTGGGCTTTTCGATTGTCGATCCGGAGAAGGGCACCGGCAGTGTGATCTCTGCAGTCAACAAAAATATTTACTCCCTAGTGCATTCCGGCGCCATCCGTTTGGGTTTACCGCCACAAATCCCTCGCTTTAATACACATCTGGCAAGGATGTGGCGCACATTTCGCGCTCATACACGTTTTAATGCGTTCGTCGTGCCGTGCGTCACTGGAAGTGCGTAGAATGCGTGCTTGACGAGCCCGCGGCCGGCGAACCGGTCCGTGCGGCCGTCCTTCGCGACCTTCTCCCAGAAAAGACGGCGTGCTTTAGACAAGCAATCACTTTGGAGCCTTAATGAGCTTTAGCAACATCCTGCATTCCGTACTGGAATTCCTGAATACCGGCCTCGTCGGCCTGAGCGGCTGGGAAGTCGTTCTATACACGCTCATCGTGACGCACATCACGATCGCCAGCGTGACGATTTACCTGCACCGCCACCAGGCACACCGCGCGCTGGAACTGCACGCGATCCCGAGCCACTTCTTCCGCTTCTGGCTGTGGCTGACCACGGGCCAGGTGACGAAGGAATGGGCGGCCATCCACCGCAAGCACCACGCGAAATGCGATACCGAGGAAGATCCGCACAGCCCGGTGACCCGCGGCATCAAGAAAGTGCTGCTGGAAGGCGCGGAACTGTACCGTGCCGAGAGCAAGAACCTGGAAACGATGGCGAAATATGGCCACGGCACCCCGGACGACTGGATCGAGCGCAACTTGTACACCAAGTACAGCTGGTTCGGTGTCGCCGCGCTGCTGGTGATTAACTTTGTCCTGTTCGGCGTCATCGGCATCACCATCTGGGCCATCCAGATGCTGTGGATTCCAATCACGGCAGCCGGCATCATCAATGGCCTGGGTCACTGGTGGGGTTACCGCAACTACGATTGCAGCGATGCGGCCACCAACGTTTTCCCATGGGGCATCCTGATCGGCGGCGAAGAACTGCACAACAACCACCACACCCATGCCACCTCGGCCAAGCTGTCGAGCAAATGGTATGAAATCGACCTCGGCTGGGGCTATATCCGTGCCCTGGAAATGCTGGGCCTGGCCAAAGTGAAGAAAGTCGCTCCCGAGCCGAAGTTCACGAAGAGCAAAACGGTGGCCGACCTCGACACGCTGCAGTCGGTGATCACCAACCGTTACGACGTGATGGCGAAGTATGCCAAGTCCGTGAAGCACGCTTTCCACGAAGAGCTGGCACACCTGAAGGACAAGGCCGAGCTGGAAAAGCGTTTCCTGAAGTCTTCTCGCAAACTGTTGCAGCGCGAGCCGGCCAAGCTGGAACTGTCGCAAAAAGAACAGCTGATCGAGCTCTTCAAGCACAGCAAGGCGCTGGAGACGATGCACCAGATGCGCGTGGAACTGGGCGCGATCTGGGAACGTTCGCACTCG encodes:
- a CDS encoding DesA family fatty acid desaturase; amino-acid sequence: MSFSNILHSVLEFLNTGLVGLSGWEVVLYTLIVTHITIASVTIYLHRHQAHRALELHAIPSHFFRFWLWLTTGQVTKEWAAIHRKHHAKCDTEEDPHSPVTRGIKKVLLEGAELYRAESKNLETMAKYGHGTPDDWIERNLYTKYSWFGVAALLVINFVLFGVIGITIWAIQMLWIPITAAGIINGLGHWWGYRNYDCSDAATNVFPWGILIGGEELHNNHHTHATSAKLSSKWYEIDLGWGYIRALEMLGLAKVKKVAPEPKFTKSKTVADLDTLQSVITNRYDVMAKYAKSVKHAFHEELAHLKDKAELEKRFLKSSRKLLQREPAKLELSQKEQLIELFKHSKALETMHQMRVELGAIWERSHSTRDQLLHQLQDWCARAEASGIKSLQEFSLRLRSYA
- a CDS encoding barstar family protein, which translates into the protein MSMLMRVPSNLVQSIRAYRVPELQEEAARLGHHFLYAHCANTLTKQQVCARIGENFYFPKPCSKNFDALRNCLTNTVAEAGPQPGFLVVLEQLPSTQKFDKEARETLLDVFRDAAEFWAEKKVPFRVFYSFEVDLTAPR
- the purN gene encoding phosphoribosylglycinamide formyltransferase, translated to MKNIVILISGRGSNMEAVVRAAQSEGWPARIAAVISNRPDAAGLGFAQARGIPTAVVPSKEFASRAEFDAALQQEIDRFAPDLVVLAGFMRILTSPFVEHYAGRMLNIHPSLLPAFPGLATHRQALEAGVAEHGATVHFVTAELDHGPVIAQARVPVLPGDTEDLLAARVLVEEHKLYPYAVRLFVEDRLRIEHGEVRVLDACLADPSVIQ
- a CDS encoding RsmB/NOP family class I SAM-dependent RNA methyltransferase, producing the protein MRLPPAILGSTEEVLREILRFTAPADVTLSRYFKDHQRLGSRERGVVAEAVYAVLRNKTFFTDFGGTGGTPSMRRLALMGLAETAGIESLSGLHEDETEFLTRIKEIDRSLLPPLAQANMPQWLYDKLVAQYGESEAKELAAVLNTPAPLDLRVNSIKANRDEVIAKLAEAPIVAEPTPFSPLGLRIKKKPTLQNLPLFKEGAIEVQDEGSQVLAQILAARRGEMVVDFCAGAGGKTLALGATMRNTGRLYAFDVSEKRLSKLKPRLARSGLSNVHPVLIAHERDAKIKRLAGKIDRVLVDAPCSGLGTLRRNPDVKWRQPQSAVAEMQEKQASILDGAARLLKGGGRLVYATCSLLNEENDFIVEQFLASHPDFELVPMSKVLAEQKIDLEMDQYLKLLPHKHGTDGFFAAVLERKPMAPKKPKAETAVAEDTAAEE
- a CDS encoding mechanosensitive ion channel family protein, with the translated sequence MPLTDLLQDLLEDISNPRILWQALALVGAILLGLLLAHFIRRSWLHEYDTQNAFRRLGVEGFGRVVAPLLIAALIWGAKIALQRHQSVHLLRVALPLFTSMALIRIVFYLLRRVFARHGPLGNALKTFEKILALLVWVGVALYLTGMWPDIIQFLDSKVLPIGVGKHRATLLDILQGLVSIVVLMMLALWAGAALEERLMGLEGLHTSSRVVLARMGRALLILVSVLVSLNLVGLDLTVLSVFGGALGVGLGLGMQRIASNYVSGFIILLERSLSIGDPITVDKYAGRVARINTRTTVLQALDGTQTLLPNEMLITGVVLNQAGTNKAVRLTTRVIVAYDSDLNEVMDLLVRQADHVERVIEDPAPAVQLNAFGPTGYELELGFSIVDPEKGTGSVISAVNKNIYSLVHSGAIRLGLPPQIPRFNTHLARMWRTFRAHTRFNAFVVPCVTGSA
- a CDS encoding glycine zipper 2TM domain-containing protein, which codes for MNMQTKLMISALGLCALPLAQAAQFEDFGRVVRVQPRVEQIRQPRQECRTEYQQVPVQQQRGSGGSVVGGIAGALLGSQVGGGNGKVAAAAAGAIAGAMVGDRVENNGRQDYNGVQEQAVRQCRTVDAFEQRTTGYDVTYEYRGQNYTSFMQRDPGNRIRLNVSVEPAQY